The following are encoded in a window of Acropora muricata isolate sample 2 chromosome 6, ASM3666990v1, whole genome shotgun sequence genomic DNA:
- the LOC136919281 gene encoding lactadherin-like isoform X1, with protein MWTFWRSLWVVFLSVSVQSGLGLNPSNKCNSALGLEDLSIQDSQLTAQSYYESLSIGGGKSVDTEPKCARLNKNNCAWCAPRGNGQYLQVDLRSDFRITGIATQGFEALMDYYVRRYKVSHSRNGLKWRTFPVMTGNRDGRSVVRHTFTPPVYARYIRVYPVAYRYRICMRMELYGCSNSSSALSTTPSSTTLSGANNATSEILLPTTSRTATSSTEKRIASSALSTTSSSTIPSSTTLSGANNEKPKTVPSTTRTTAAPSTEKPLISHSSSECNSALGLEDLKIQDSQLTAQSYYESLSIGGGKSVDTEPKCARLNKNKCAWCAPRGNGQQYLQVDLRHDFIITGIATQGLEALSNYYVKRYKVSHSRDGYTWSIFPKVMRGNRDGRSVVRHTFSSPVYARYIRVYPKTYRYRICMRMELYGCSNSSSALSTTPSSTTLSGANNTLPESLLPMTRTTAASSTEKPIDQPVGSGGVLITTPKEKETQQSGRHALQTGNSATEMVKDSSRKRSSKTLMIALVVVALALVIIICLLAAWLHLRGRKRSYRYSSPKMEVQLL; from the exons ATGTGGACATTTTGGCGTTCCTTGTGGGTTGTATTCCTCTCTGTGTCAGTGCAGAGTGGATTAGGATTGAATCCTTCCAATA AGTGTAATAGTGCCTTGGGTTTAGAGGATTTGAGTATACAGGACTCACAACTAACAGCACAGTCCTATTATGAAAGTTTATCCATTGGGGGCGGCAAGTCAGTTGACACAGAACCCAAATGTGCACGTCTCAACAAAAACAATTGTGCTTGGTGTGCCCCACGTGGAAATGGCCAATATCTACAAGTGGACTTGCGTAGTGATTTTAGAATAACTGGTATTGCAACTCAAGGATTTGAAGCCTTAATGGATTACTATGTGAGGAGGTACAAAGTCTCTCACAGCAGAAATGGACTTAAGTGGCGTACCTTTCCA GTGATGACAGGAAATCGTGATGGCAGATCAGTGGTGAGGCATACCTTCACTCCACCAGTGTATGCAAGGTACATCAGAGTTTATCCTGTGGCATACAGGTACAGAATCTGTATGAGAATGGAGCTGTATGGCTGCTCAAACT CCTCTTCTGCTCTGAGCACAACACCTTCATCTACAACTCTAAGTGGTGCAAATAATGCAACATCTGAAATTCTTCTACCAACAACTAGCAGAACAGCTACATCAAGCACAGAAAAGCGAATAG CCTCTTCTGCTCTGAGCACAACATCTTCATCTACAATTCCTTCATCTACAACTCTAAGTGGTGCAAATAATGAAAAACCTAAAACTGTTCCATCAACCACTAGAACAACAGCTGCACCAAGCACAGAAAAGCCACTGATTAGTCATTCATCATCAG AGTGTAATAGTGCCCTGGGATTGGAGGATTTGAAAATACAGGACTCACAACTAACAGCACAGTCCTATTATGAAAGTTTATCCATTGGGGGCGGCAAGTCAGTTGACACAGAACCCAAATGTGCACGtctcaacaaaaataaatgtGCTTGGTGTGCCCCACGAGGAAATGGCCAGCAATACCTACAAGTGGACTTGCGTCATGATTTTATAATTACTGGTATTGCAACTCAAGGATTGGAGGCCTTAAGCAATTACTATGTGAAGAGGTACAAAGTCTCTCACAGCAGAGATGGTTACACCTGGAGCATCTTTCCA AAAGTGATGAGAGGAAATCGTGATGGCAGATCAGTGGTGAGGCATACCTTCAGTTCACCAGTGTATGCAAGATACATCAGAGTCTACCCTAAGACATACAGGTACAGAATCTGTATGAGAATGGAGCTGTATGGCTGCTCAAACT CCTCTTCTGCTCTGAGCACAACACCGTCATCTACAACTCTAAGTGGTGCAAATAATACATTACCTGAAAGTCTTCTACCAATGACTAGAACAACAGCTGCATCAAGCACAGAAAAGCCAATAG ACCAGCCAGTTGGAAGTGGAGGAGTCTTGATAACCACTCCcaaggaaaaagaaactcaGCAATCAGGAAGGCATGCTTTGCAAACTGGAAACTCAGCTACAGAGATGGTCAAGGATAGTTCCAGAAAACGCTCCTCCAAAACACTGATGATTGCCCTTGTTGTTGTGGCCCTAGCTTTGGTGATAATTATTTGCTTGCTGGCGGCGTGGCTCCACCTTCGAGGAAGGAAACG ttctTATCGTTATTCCAGTCCCAAAATGGAAGTGCAGTTGTTATGA
- the LOC136919281 gene encoding discoidin, CUB and LCCL domain-containing protein 2-like isoform X2, whose amino-acid sequence MDYYVRRYKVSHSRNGLKWRTFPVMTGNRDGRSVVRHTFTPPVYARYIRVYPVAYRYRICMRMELYGCSNSSSALSTTPSSTTLSGANNATSEILLPTTSRTATSSTEKRIASSALSTTSSSTIPSSTTLSGANNEKPKTVPSTTRTTAAPSTEKPLISHSSSECNSALGLEDLKIQDSQLTAQSYYESLSIGGGKSVDTEPKCARLNKNKCAWCAPRGNGQQYLQVDLRHDFIITGIATQGLEALSNYYVKRYKVSHSRDGYTWSIFPKVMRGNRDGRSVVRHTFSSPVYARYIRVYPKTYRYRICMRMELYGCSNSSSALSTTPSSTTLSGANNTLPESLLPMTRTTAASSTEKPIDQPVGSGGVLITTPKEKETQQSGRHALQTGNSATEMVKDSSRKRSSKTLMIALVVVALALVIIICLLAAWLHLRGRKRSYRYSSPKMEVQLL is encoded by the exons ATGGATTACTATGTGAGGAGGTACAAAGTCTCTCACAGCAGAAATGGACTTAAGTGGCGTACCTTTCCA GTGATGACAGGAAATCGTGATGGCAGATCAGTGGTGAGGCATACCTTCACTCCACCAGTGTATGCAAGGTACATCAGAGTTTATCCTGTGGCATACAGGTACAGAATCTGTATGAGAATGGAGCTGTATGGCTGCTCAAACT CCTCTTCTGCTCTGAGCACAACACCTTCATCTACAACTCTAAGTGGTGCAAATAATGCAACATCTGAAATTCTTCTACCAACAACTAGCAGAACAGCTACATCAAGCACAGAAAAGCGAATAG CCTCTTCTGCTCTGAGCACAACATCTTCATCTACAATTCCTTCATCTACAACTCTAAGTGGTGCAAATAATGAAAAACCTAAAACTGTTCCATCAACCACTAGAACAACAGCTGCACCAAGCACAGAAAAGCCACTGATTAGTCATTCATCATCAG AGTGTAATAGTGCCCTGGGATTGGAGGATTTGAAAATACAGGACTCACAACTAACAGCACAGTCCTATTATGAAAGTTTATCCATTGGGGGCGGCAAGTCAGTTGACACAGAACCCAAATGTGCACGtctcaacaaaaataaatgtGCTTGGTGTGCCCCACGAGGAAATGGCCAGCAATACCTACAAGTGGACTTGCGTCATGATTTTATAATTACTGGTATTGCAACTCAAGGATTGGAGGCCTTAAGCAATTACTATGTGAAGAGGTACAAAGTCTCTCACAGCAGAGATGGTTACACCTGGAGCATCTTTCCA AAAGTGATGAGAGGAAATCGTGATGGCAGATCAGTGGTGAGGCATACCTTCAGTTCACCAGTGTATGCAAGATACATCAGAGTCTACCCTAAGACATACAGGTACAGAATCTGTATGAGAATGGAGCTGTATGGCTGCTCAAACT CCTCTTCTGCTCTGAGCACAACACCGTCATCTACAACTCTAAGTGGTGCAAATAATACATTACCTGAAAGTCTTCTACCAATGACTAGAACAACAGCTGCATCAAGCACAGAAAAGCCAATAG ACCAGCCAGTTGGAAGTGGAGGAGTCTTGATAACCACTCCcaaggaaaaagaaactcaGCAATCAGGAAGGCATGCTTTGCAAACTGGAAACTCAGCTACAGAGATGGTCAAGGATAGTTCCAGAAAACGCTCCTCCAAAACACTGATGATTGCCCTTGTTGTTGTGGCCCTAGCTTTGGTGATAATTATTTGCTTGCTGGCGGCGTGGCTCCACCTTCGAGGAAGGAAACG ttctTATCGTTATTCCAGTCCCAAAATGGAAGTGCAGTTGTTATGA